A stretch of Lathyrus oleraceus cultivar Zhongwan6 chromosome 6, CAAS_Psat_ZW6_1.0, whole genome shotgun sequence DNA encodes these proteins:
- the LOC127097715 gene encoding glycerate dehydrogenase encodes MAKPVSIEVWNPNGKYRVVSTKSMPGTRWINLLIQQDVRLEICTEKKTILSVEDIIALIGDKCDGVIGQLTEDWGEELFSALSKAGGKAFSNMAVGYNNVDVNAANKYGVAVGNTPGVLTETTAELAASLSLAAARRIVEADEFMRAGLYDGWLPHLFVGNLLKGQTVGVIGAGRIGSAYARMMVEGFKMNLIYFDLYQATRLEKFVTAYADFLKANGETPVTWKRATSMDEVLQEADIISLHPILDKTTYHLVNKERLAKMKKEAILINCSRGPVIDEAALVEHLRQNPLFRVGLDVFEEEPYMKPGLAELKNAIVVPHIASASKWTREGMATLAALNVLGKIKGYPVWFDANRVEPFLNENGKPPAACPSIVNAKALSLPVSKL; translated from the exons ATGGCGAAACCAGTTTCAATCGAAGTTTGGAATCCAAACGGAAAATACAGAGTTGTTAGCACCAAATCAATGCCTGGAACTCGTTGGATCAATCTTCTCATTCAGCAAGATGTTCGTCTTGAA ATATGTACCGAGAAGAAAACTATTCTGTCTGTTGAAGATATCATTGCTTTGATTGGTGATAAGTGTGATGGAGTTATTGGACAG CTGACTGAAGACTGGGGAGAAGAGTTGTTCTCTGCTTTGAGCAAAGCAGGAGGCAAAGCTTTCAGTAATATGGCTGTTGGTTATAACAATGTGGATGTCAATGCTGCAAACAAGTACGGTGTTGCTGTTGGAAATACTCCT GGAGTACTCACAGAGACTACAGCAGAGCTGGCAGCATCACTGTCTTTGGCAGCTGCTAGAAGGATAGTTGAGGCGGATGAGTTCATGAGGGCAGGGCTATATGATGGATGGCTACCTCATCT ATTTGTTGGAAACCTACTCAAAGGGCAGACTGTTGGTGTTATCGGTGCTGGCCGAATTGGATCAGCCTATGCAAGAATGATG GTTGAAGGGTTCAAGATGAACCTGATATACTTTGATCTCTACCAAGCTACGAGACTCGAAAAGTTTGTCACAG CTTATGCTGATTTCTTAAAGGCAAATGGTGAAACTCCGGTGACTTGGAAAAGGGCGACGTCCATGGACGAGGTTCTCCAGGAGGCTGATATA ATTAGTCTTCATCCTATCTTGGATAAAACCACTTATCATCTAGTCAACAAGGAAAGACTCGCCAAGATGAAGAAG GAAGCAATTCTTATAAACTGCAGTAGAGGACCTGTTATCGATGAAGCTGCACTTGTGGAACACTTGAGACAGAATCCATTGTTCCGTGTAGGCCTTGATGTGTTTGAG GAAGAGCCCTACATGAAACCCGGGCTTGCAGAGTTGAAGAACGCCATTGTAGTACCACACATTGCATCTGCTTCCAAG TGGACCCGTGAGGGAATGGCGACACTAGCCGCTCTTAACGTGCTG GGAAAGATCAAAGGCTACCCAGTATGGTTTGATGCCAACAGAGTGGAACCATTCCTCAACGAGAACGGTAAACCTCCAGCTGCATGCCCAAGCATTGTTAACGCAAAAGCCCTGA GTTTGCCAGTTTCGAAGCTGTAG
- the LOC127097717 gene encoding uncharacterized protein LOC127097717, translating into MSDERDVHPDCRNASNRFHECTDYCFRVIAEAKLRMQQHESEVAQASGGSGREQAIPNEVYPDEGMHDDDDGPKAEENSDSEPDQPAIENTDGSFPKLSARQKKWMELRAKMQDAKKRNQIEIANEKKRMEAPTESRGVSKQKWLDGRKKKIGKLLDANGLDMTKAYMLDTQEAAEEKYKKWEKDPAPSGWDVFNQKTLYNAYKKRTKNIEVDVEEYNRMKEADPEFYRDASSLQYGKAPKISEDKIDRMVQELKDRDEKRRAFSRRRTFREEKDVDSINDRNEHFNKKIERAFGKYTLEIKNNLERGTALPD; encoded by the exons ATGTCTGACGAACGAGATGTGCATCCCGATTGCCGGAATGCAAGTAATCGTTTTCATGAATGTACTGATTATTGCTTTAGAGTCATCGCTGAAGCTAAACTCAGGATGCAGCAACATGAGTCTG AAGTCGCTCAAGCTAGTGGTGGAAGTGGCCGTGAGCAAGCCATTCCAAATGAAGTATATCCTGACGAGGGAATGCATGATGACGATGATGGACCGAAAGCTGAAGAAAATTCTGACAGTGAACCTGATCAGCCTGCTATTGAAAACACGGATGGCTCCTTCCCTAAACTCTCTGCCAGACAGAAAAAGTGGATGGAGTTGAGAGCCAAAATG CAAGATGCAAAGAAGCGTAATCAAATTGAAATAGCTAATGAAAAAAAGAGGATGGAGGCTCCAACGGAGTCTAGGGGTGTTTCTAAGCAGAAGTGGCTTGATGGTAGAAAGAAAAAGATTGGAAAGCTTCTTGATGCAAATGGGTTGGATATGACAAAGGCATATATGCTTGACACACAGGAGGCTGCAGAAGAGAAATACAAAAAATGGGAGAAGGATCCTGCCCCATCTGGTTGGGATG TTTTTAATCAAAAGACATTATACAATGCATACAAAAAGAGGACCAAGAACATTGAAGTTGATGTAGAAGAATACAATAGAATGAAAGAAGCTGATCCAGAATTCTATCGCGACGCATCAAGTCTTCAGTATGGAAAG GCGCCAAAAATCTCAGAGGACAAGATTGATAGGATGGTTCAAGAGCTAAAGGATAGGGACGAGAAGCGCAGGGCATTTAGCAGGAGAAGAACATTTCGCGAAGAGAAAGATGTTGACTCGATCAATGACCGTAATGAGCATTTCAACAAGAAGATTGAACGTGCCTTTGGTAAATACACATTGGAGATTAAAAATAACCTCGAGCGAGGAACTGCATTGCCCGACTAA